Below is a genomic region from Ziziphus jujuba cultivar Dongzao chromosome 7, ASM3175591v1.
ATGTCTTAttacaacatatatattagataatgaATTTTAGGGTGGAAAAAAATAATCAGAAACTAGCTATGACTTAAAATGTGTGTTAAGAAATAATGAACTTTTGGTCAGATTGTTCAGTATGCAACAATTATAAGTGTACCTGTGATGCATAGGGGCCATCTGATGAGATGGCTGCGTGGAATACAACATATTGCATATCTGTGAGGGTGCACACAATGTCAAACATCAATTTTGCACGATCTTTGCACCTGACACTGATCGCTGAATACCCCTTCTCCTCGCAACGCTCAACCGTGATCTTCGGTTTGAATGAAGGAGGATACTCTATCTCATTCGTTAGTCCACCGCCCTCATAATCCCTATCAGCAAACAACATTTGATGGAGCCGACGATCAATGTGAGTGAACCCCATGGAGAAACTTGTGTAACCAGCTTTCTCATCATCCTCACACCCGCGCAGGATGTTCTTCAGCTGCTCCTCCATAACAGACAATCTATTTGGATCGTCCACTGCCCTGCTTGTGGTGTCATCGTTGACATAAAGAACACAAGCTATCCTCCTGTTATGCGTCCAAACTTCAGCAGCAGTTACGTTAAAGTGGAGGTTGGCAAGGACAGCTGAGACTTCAGATAAGAGACCCGGACGGTCTCGGCCAATTAGCTCAATGGCCGTGTGATCACCAATAGAGTGCACGCCAACCCGTTTTCCTGGCCATGTTTTGACTGATCCCTCTGTTATTTGTCCCTTTGGTCCTAATGCCTATTGTAGAAAGTAATAAGAGAAACAATCTCAATATTGGTCACAAGCAAGAAAATTGAATACAGGCTTTGGCTTCCAATATGGCACAAATCCTGTAGCCGAGTATTATAAGTTTTATCTGGTGACAAAAGAACCGTGGTCTATACAGCCTCATTAGCACTAGGTGTGACATACTGATCCAGAAGTAACACTGAAATACAGAGATATTTTTAAGCCACTAGGGAAAAAAGAAGTGAAATTGCAAGTGGGTCTAATTTTAGCTTACAAAATGTAGCACTCATTTGGTCCATTGTAGCAGATTGGTAGTCTGCAGAAAGAAATCTCTAGTTATTGTAATGAAGAAATACAACTCCCACTTGTGGCATATGAACCTTTTTACCGGACTTTTTTTAGATTGAAGAGCTTGCATATGCCTTCCTTTAGACAAGGAGATGAAATTCTTTATCATTACATATTGGTCATTTCTGGTTCAAGTCAACAAACTCAACGGGAGGTCTAGTTATTGTTAATTTCTTAGTAAACTGAAAATGTGCATATAGGAAAGCAAAACCAGAACAGCAGCAGAGGATTTACCTTctctatgtagtcaatggttttGCTGTCTGTAATTTTGTTTCCTTGATGATCGGTGACATGAAAAACTGGTAGAAAAAGCAAATTGAGAATGTTACAAAGAGAGCTCTCTTGTGAATACAATATGCCTGACATTAATAATATGAGGTCGACACAAAAGAAGTGTGAATGTGTTagttaaaaatgcatttaaaagTGTTAAGAATCATGGAGTAAATAAGGGAGAGCATTTGTTTTTGCTAGGCATAGAGAGGAGGAGATTGAGCACAAATAGTGGAATATTTACCAATGAAAATGAAAGTTTCATGAAAAGCATGATAAAAGAGCATTCCAATATATTGGTGAAGACACAGTTATCCGTACTGAAGCCCAAGCATGGTGAGGCAACTCAGCCCCCAAGATACATACCATCCATGAACCATCCGCCATCTGAGGAAATATAAGCTTTTGTTATGATGAAGTCTAGATCTGACAAGATTTGCACCACCTCCAGAAGTATTCCAGGTTTGTTTACACTGTCAACCTATATAACATGATCATACATCCACTCtctcatttgaaaaaaataataataataagaagaagaagaagaagaagaatatttaATACATTTGTTTAAGGTCAAAGTTGCCAAGAATCATATAATTCCTACATCTTCATAGACAAATTACCTTGATTAGAGTAGAGTCATTGCAACTAGAGTTGTCTACAGACACTCTGCCCACAGAATTATACAAAGAATGAATCATTAGCGACAAAGGTCAAAAGTTAATATGTAGATTAGATATATGCCAAACAATTTAAcgaaaattataaattagaatGATCCAATTAGATAAGAGAATAAGGAAATTAGAAACCTGGGAGGATTGATTCTGGTGCTAAAGTTCTCATACTCGGGATCAAAATATGGCCAACAAACTCTAGCCATTAATTAACTCACTTCTTCACCAATCAACAGCAACAACTGCCTGCCTTCCTGCATGTGAACCAATCCAACTTCACTATATTGCCTTGTTTTTAATGTTTTGTTTAGACCCTGTCTAATATTGCCAAAGTATTACAGCTAGCCAATatcatatgaagaaaaaaaaaaaaaaatcgattatATATGGTTTCAAACGGAGAACAACTCGCAAAGAAAATATAACAGAAAACGAATTTTGATCTTATAATTCAAATTCCACTCACAAAACACTTGCTATAAGGCTTGGAAAGATGGTTTTTGATTGGTGATTCTTAAAATTTCAGTTCTCATGgttatatatatgatcaataAATGAGACATTTTTGTGATGCTGCGAGAGTGCACAGAGTCGGCATATTTCTATTTCTAGTTACCACAACGTGTCAATGTATACAATTAAAATCGACgctaaaataaatgaaattcaataaaagagaaaaaaaaaataaaaaaataaaaaaaaaggtcgtCCAAACAATTACGTGGCtgaattcttaaaaaatatcCCGTAATCCAAGAAACCACGGAATAGAGACATTCTCCTTCTCTAGGTAGCAGCAAGTAGGAAGAAGCAAATGCCGAAACAGGACAAACCTAAAGAGCATAGACagacaatttctttttcttttttctttattttcttttttatttattatttattatttttatcaactgAAAAGAGACAATTTGTGGGACAAGAAAATTGACAGCTCAACTTTTATCGCTTTAGGCGAAATTTTGGCAGGATTGAGACCCAATTGGGCTTGGCTGGACCAGGCCTGATCCTAGACCAATAAGAAATCAGTTGAAGGCTCGCATGACTGCCACG
It encodes:
- the LOC107423459 gene encoding ACT domain-containing protein ACR3 isoform X1 → MARVCWPYFDPEYENFSTRINPPRVSVDNSSCNDSTLIKVDSVNKPGILLEVVQILSDLDFIITKAYISSDGGWFMDVFHVTDHQGNKITDSKTIDYIEKALGPKGQITEGSVKTWPGKRVGVHSIGDHTAIELIGRDRPGLLSEVSAVLANLHFNVTAAEVWTHNRRIACVLYVNDDTTSRAVDDPNRLSVMEEQLKNILRGCEDDEKAGYTSFSMGFTHIDRRLHQMLFADRDYEGGGLTNEIEYPPSFKPKITVERCEEKGYSAISVRCKDRAKLMFDIVCTLTDMQYVVFHAAISSDGPYASQEYYIRHMDGCTLDTEGEKERVIKCLEAAIRRRVSEGLRLELCAKDRVGLLSEVTRILRENGLAVSRAGVSTIGEQAINVFFVRDSSGNTVDAKTIEALRKEIGHTMMINVKKIPTTAKEPEASGWAKTNFFFGNLLEKFLA
- the LOC107423459 gene encoding ACT domain-containing protein ACR3 isoform X2, which codes for MLFYHAFHETFIFIVFHVTDHQGNKITDSKTIDYIEKALGPKGQITEGSVKTWPGKRVGVHSIGDHTAIELIGRDRPGLLSEVSAVLANLHFNVTAAEVWTHNRRIACVLYVNDDTTSRAVDDPNRLSVMEEQLKNILRGCEDDEKAGYTSFSMGFTHIDRRLHQMLFADRDYEGGGLTNEIEYPPSFKPKITVERCEEKGYSAISVRCKDRAKLMFDIVCTLTDMQYVVFHAAISSDGPYASQEYYIRHMDGCTLDTEGEKERVIKCLEAAIRRRVSEGLRLELCAKDRVGLLSEVTRILRENGLAVSRAGVSTIGEQAINVFFVRDSSGNTVDAKTIEALRKEIGHTMMINVKKIPTTAKEPEASGWAKTNFFFGNLLEKFLA